In Labrus bergylta chromosome 1, fLabBer1.1, whole genome shotgun sequence, one genomic interval encodes:
- the LOC136179196 gene encoding snaclec VP12 subunit B-like — MGWIGLYLNVKSPSQWSWSGGANATRIDYVSFNPSVGRYMIWKENGLYSSLLDYGFFCFNLMVDEVKKTWEEALEHCRETHTDLTSLNSETEQRLALSEIQHNRITERVWIGLRFLGDRWLWVNGDPLVYEAWPEGDQEHQCPLRKRCGALTKEGHWENWDCEEKLHFICY; from the coding sequence ATGGGATGGATCGGCCTGTACCTGAATGTGAAAAGTCCTTCTCAGTGGTCGTGGTCAGGCGGAGCAAATGCTACCAGAATAGATTATGTCTCATTCAACCCATCAGTGGGCAGATACATGATTTGGAAAGAAAATGGATTATACTCTTCCCTTCTCGATTACGGTTTCTTCTGCTTCAACCTGATGGTGGATGAGGTGAAGAAGACCTGGGAGGAGGCTCTGGAGCActgcagagagactcacactgacctcaccaGCCTGAACTCTGAGACCGAGCAGCGCCTGGCCCTGAGCGAGATCCAGCACAACCGCATCACAGAGCGGGTGTGGATCGGCCTGCGTTTCCTTGGTGATCGCTGGCTGTGGGTGAACGGTGACCCTCTGGTGTACGAGGCCTGGCCCGAAGGAGACCAGGAGCACCAGTGTCCTCTCAGGAAACGCTGCGGAGCTCTAACCAAAGAGGgacactgggagaactgggactgTGAGGAAAAACTCCACTTCATCTGCTATTGA
- the LOC136179136 gene encoding snaclec VP12 subunit B-like: MGWIGLYLNVKSPSQWSWSGGANATRIDYVSFNPSVGRYMIWKENGLYSSLLDYGFFCFNLMVDEVKKTWEEALEHCRETHTNLTSLNSETERLLALSEIQHDRITKWVWIGLRFLGDHWLWVNGDPLVYEAWPEGDQEHQCPLRKRCGALTKEGHWENWDCEEKLHFICY; the protein is encoded by the coding sequence ATGGGATGGATCGGCCTGTACCTGAATGTGAAAAGTCCTTCTCAGTGGTCGTGGTCAGGCGGAGCAAATGCTACCAGAATAGATTATGTCTCATTCAACCCATCAGTGGGCAGATACATGATTTGGAAAGAAAATGGATTATACTCTTCCCTTCTCGATTACGGTTTCTTCTGCTTCAACCTGATGGTGGATGAGGTTAAGAAGACCTGGGAGGAGGCTCTGGAGCActgcagagagactcacactAACCTCACCAGCCTGAACTCTGAGACCGAGCGGCTCCTGGCCCTGAGCGAGATCCAGCACGACCGCATCACCAAGTGGGTGTGGATCGGCCTGCGTTTCCTTGGTGATCACTGGCTGTGGGTGAACGGTGACCCTCTGGTGTACGAGGCCTGGCCCGAAGGAGACCAGGAACACCAGTGTCCTCTCAGGAAACGCTGTGGAGCTCTAACCAAAGAGGgacactgggagaactgggactgTGAGGAAAAACTCCACTTCATCTGCTATTGA